The proteins below are encoded in one region of Bifidobacterium dentium JCM 1195 = DSM 20436:
- the dapA gene encoding 4-hydroxy-tetrahydrodipicolinate synthase — protein MTDGTMHLLDPAPFGRILPAMVTPMKADGSVDFEAARKLATQLVADGADGLVVNGTTGESPTTHMEEKVELVQAVKDVVDVPVISGAGSNDTAHTVRMVEQTQEAGADAVLVVAPYYSRPSQEGVFRHYKAVNDSADKPIIVYDVPGRTGLHIQLETYRRLAELDHVKAVKDATGDIAGAVRKRMETGLTWYSGDDGLFLPFLSVGAVGIISVIAHAAAGPMRDLANAFDRGDIHEAQRLAVQLAPLVESMNGNGFQAVMAKASLKVRGILDDTTMRLPNVGPGEAEIKRAEAGMRASGLL, from the coding sequence ATGACTGACGGTACGATGCATCTTCTCGATCCCGCTCCTTTCGGGCGAATTCTCCCGGCCATGGTGACCCCCATGAAGGCCGATGGCTCCGTTGATTTCGAGGCCGCGCGCAAGCTTGCGACGCAGCTCGTGGCCGACGGTGCCGATGGTCTTGTGGTCAACGGCACCACCGGCGAATCACCGACCACTCACATGGAGGAGAAGGTCGAGCTGGTTCAGGCCGTCAAGGACGTCGTGGACGTGCCGGTCATCTCCGGTGCCGGCTCCAACGACACCGCACACACCGTGCGCATGGTGGAGCAGACGCAGGAGGCGGGCGCCGATGCGGTGCTCGTGGTCGCGCCATACTACTCCCGTCCTTCTCAGGAGGGTGTGTTCCGTCATTACAAGGCGGTCAACGATTCGGCGGACAAGCCGATTATCGTCTACGATGTGCCAGGCCGCACCGGTCTGCACATCCAGCTGGAAACCTACCGTCGACTGGCCGAACTCGACCATGTCAAGGCGGTGAAGGACGCCACCGGCGACATCGCGGGAGCCGTGCGCAAGCGTATGGAAACCGGCCTGACCTGGTATTCCGGCGATGATGGCCTGTTCCTGCCGTTCCTTTCCGTAGGTGCGGTCGGCATCATCTCCGTGATCGCGCACGCGGCGGCCGGCCCGATGCGTGACCTCGCCAACGCCTTCGACCGTGGTGACATCCACGAGGCGCAGCGTCTTGCCGTGCAACTCGCGCCGCTGGTCGAATCCATGAACGGCAACGGCTTCCAGGCCGTCATGGCCAAGGCCTCCCTGAAGGTACGCGGCATTCTTGACGACACCACCATGCGTCTGCCGAATGTCGGTCCGGGTGAGGCTGAAATCAAACGTGCCGAGGCAGGCATGCGCGCCTCCGGTCTGCTGTAA